A part of Lacinutrix sp. 5H-3-7-4 genomic DNA contains:
- a CDS encoding sugar transferase gives MTKSSIHFEISERKVLLRIFDIISVGIALYAFSYFTDFDYFKIDEYHWRWLIILVVYILGFGTIFELYDLKKASKIESITSSILLTTSTTVLVYLLTPFFTPTLPDNRIQILYFFLAIFLPLLLWRFAYITLIASPRFYKRALLIGEISNIESLVEAFKNADENYQVIGFINCEDSKPEDIKYSGIKAYKPNEIYDIIAKENISEIVISSYDSERILPSIYADLISLLERGFPIREHTQVYEDMSHRVPVQFVGKDFYKYFPFSRNNKNKLYLAYRRIFDVVFSVIGLVFTLVILPFILLGNILGNRGPLFYNQERIGKNGVAFKIYKFRSMIVNAETNGAVWASKNDNRITAFGRFLRTSRIDELPQLINIIKGDMSIIGPRPERPIFVKELSQVIPFYNTRHIVKPGLTGWAQVKARYGSSVDDSMEKLQYDLYYIKHRSFLMDFNIIIKTLSTVIFFRGQ, from the coding sequence ATGACCAAAAGTAGTATACACTTTGAAATATCTGAACGAAAAGTTCTACTGCGTATATTCGATATTATTTCAGTAGGTATTGCTCTGTATGCTTTTAGTTATTTTACAGATTTTGATTATTTTAAAATAGACGAGTATCACTGGCGTTGGCTCATTATATTGGTTGTTTATATTTTAGGATTCGGTACTATTTTTGAGCTTTATGATCTAAAAAAAGCCAGTAAAATAGAGTCTATAACAAGTTCTATTCTTCTAACAACTTCTACTACAGTTTTGGTATATTTATTAACACCATTTTTTACACCAACACTACCAGATAACAGAATACAAATCCTTTACTTTTTTCTTGCTATTTTCCTGCCGCTTCTTCTATGGCGATTTGCTTATATTACATTAATAGCGTCTCCTAGATTTTATAAACGCGCATTACTTATTGGAGAAATTTCTAATATTGAAAGTCTTGTTGAAGCTTTTAAAAATGCCGATGAAAATTATCAGGTTATAGGTTTTATAAATTGTGAAGACTCAAAACCAGAAGATATAAAGTATAGTGGGATTAAAGCGTATAAGCCTAACGAGATATATGATATTATCGCTAAAGAAAATATTTCTGAGATCGTTATATCAAGTTATGATTCTGAAAGAATTTTACCTTCTATTTATGCAGATTTAATTTCCTTATTAGAACGAGGTTTTCCTATAAGAGAACATACTCAAGTGTATGAAGATATGTCTCACCGTGTACCCGTACAATTTGTAGGTAAAGACTTCTATAAATATTTTCCGTTTAGTAGAAACAATAAAAACAAGCTCTATCTCGCCTATAGAAGAATTTTTGATGTTGTTTTTTCTGTTATAGGATTAGTTTTTACTTTAGTTATACTGCCATTTATATTGTTAGGTAATATTTTAGGCAACCGAGGACCGCTTTTTTATAATCAAGAACGTATAGGAAAAAATGGCGTAGCTTTTAAAATTTATAAGTTTAGAAGCATGATTGTTAATGCCGAAACCAACGGTGCTGTTTGGGCATCAAAAAACGATAACAGAATAACAGCTTTTGGCCGTTTTTTAAGGACTTCACGTATAGATGAGTTGCCACAGTTAATAAATATTATAAAAGGAGATATGAGTATTATAGGTCCAAGACCGGAACGTCCAATTTTTGTTAAAGAGTTGTCTCAAGTTATACCTTTTTATAATACTAGACATATTGTTAAGCCTGGTTTAACAGGATGGGCACAAGTAAAGGCAAGGTATGGTTCTAGCGTGGATGATAGTATGGAAAAACTACAGTATGATTTGTATTATATTAAACATCGTAGTTTTTTAATGGATTTTAATATTATTATTAAAACGTTGAGTACTGTTATATTTTTTAGAGGACAGTAG
- a CDS encoding glycosyltransferase family 4 protein, with the protein MKNLLYIGNKLSQNGKTVTTIETLSHLLKQDGFKVKAVSTKQNKWLRLLDMLSSIVLQVRWADYVLIDTYSTQNFCYAYLCSQLCRLLNLNYLPILHGGNLPKRLEDNPKLSRAIFKHAYVNIAPSAYTEVAFKAKGFDNVKCIPNSIEINNYAFINRAIESVNLLWVRSFSKLYNPKLAVDILHALQNNKIDSSLCMVGPDNDGSLLATKHYAASLGLDVTFTGKLSKKEWIARSKNYNVFINTTNFDNMPISVIEAMALGLPIVSTNVGGLPYFLTHNYNALLVAPNESKLFVNQIITLLNDEAKKTTLITNARHAASQYAWQSVKKLWKATLV; encoded by the coding sequence ATGAAAAACCTTTTATACATAGGCAACAAATTGTCGCAAAACGGTAAAACGGTAACTACTATAGAAACGTTAAGTCACTTGCTAAAACAGGATGGTTTTAAGGTAAAGGCCGTTTCTACTAAACAAAATAAGTGGCTACGTTTACTAGATATGCTTAGTAGTATAGTACTGCAAGTGAGATGGGCAGATTATGTTTTAATAGATACTTACAGTACTCAAAATTTTTGTTATGCTTATTTATGCTCACAACTTTGTAGGCTATTAAACTTAAACTATTTGCCAATACTTCATGGCGGCAATTTACCAAAGCGGTTAGAGGATAATCCTAAATTAAGTCGTGCTATTTTTAAGCATGCCTATGTAAATATTGCGCCATCTGCCTATACCGAAGTTGCATTTAAAGCTAAAGGATTTGATAATGTAAAATGCATTCCTAATAGTATTGAAATTAATAATTATGCTTTTATTAATAGAGCTATTGAAAGCGTAAATCTGTTGTGGGTACGATCGTTTTCAAAATTATATAATCCCAAATTGGCAGTAGATATATTACATGCATTGCAAAACAATAAAATAGATAGCTCGCTTTGTATGGTTGGCCCAGATAACGATGGAAGTTTATTAGCAACTAAACACTATGCAGCTTCTTTAGGATTAGACGTTACGTTTACTGGAAAATTGTCTAAAAAAGAATGGATTGCACGCTCTAAAAATTATAATGTTTTTATAAATACTACTAATTTTGATAATATGCCTATTAGCGTAATAGAAGCTATGGCATTAGGATTGCCAATAGTCTCTACTAATGTAGGCGGATTACCCTATTTTTTAACACACAATTACAACGCTCTTTTAGTAGCACCTAATGAAAGCAAATTATTTGTAAACCAAATTATAACATTATTAAATGATGAGGCTAAAAAAACAACGCTTATTACCAATGCTAGGCACGCGGCTTCACAATACGCATGGCAAAGTGTTAAAAAACTTTGGAAAGCCACATTAGTTTAA
- a CDS encoding O-antigen ligase codes for MGFLKDIKLISLHVILALAIYFLPVLSNVYLIGIFVYFLFKIIKSTTQERTLQILLACGYVIGAEVFIRMTGGSILYEASKYMVIFFSVVGIVSTRISQKSFVYVLFILLLVPGIFVAGFNIGSDTVIRKAIAFNLSGPFCLGVASIFCYKKSISFDNFKTLLYYIALPLITTTTYLFVFNPSVRAVISGTGSNFDTSGGFGPNQVATVLGLGMFVLTVRFFSKAPYKIFKIVNIVLLALMSFRAIVTFSRGGVFVAIIMIVFFILMYFKKSNSKNRKRITFLTGLFVVLGLSIWAISSIETDGFIDKRYNNEDALGREKEDISTGRTALLSLELNAFLENPIFGIGVGKSKEYRLEKTGVLAASHNEMSRILSEHGIFGLIAFSILFITPLVQRIRNKSNLFFYSFFLFWFLTINHSSMRIAAPAFIYSLCLLSIRYEKPFIHRQQIVAKR; via the coding sequence GTGGGTTTTTTAAAAGACATAAAACTAATTTCTCTACATGTAATACTAGCGTTAGCTATTTATTTCTTGCCCGTTTTATCTAATGTATATCTTATTGGTATTTTTGTGTATTTTTTATTTAAAATAATAAAATCTACAACACAAGAGCGTACATTACAAATATTATTGGCTTGTGGTTATGTTATAGGTGCTGAGGTTTTTATACGAATGACTGGCGGTAGTATTCTATATGAAGCTTCAAAGTATATGGTTATTTTCTTTTCTGTAGTAGGTATTGTAAGTACAAGAATTTCTCAAAAAAGTTTTGTTTATGTACTATTTATATTACTTCTAGTTCCCGGTATTTTTGTTGCTGGTTTTAATATAGGCAGTGACACGGTAATACGAAAAGCAATTGCCTTTAATTTAAGTGGCCCTTTTTGTTTGGGTGTCGCTTCTATATTTTGTTATAAGAAATCTATTAGCTTTGACAACTTTAAAACGCTATTGTATTATATCGCATTACCATTAATTACAACAACTACTTATTTATTTGTGTTTAATCCTAGTGTAAGAGCTGTTATAAGTGGTACGGGATCTAATTTTGATACCTCAGGAGGCTTTGGTCCTAATCAAGTAGCAACAGTTTTGGGCTTAGGGATGTTTGTTTTAACCGTAAGGTTTTTCTCTAAAGCGCCTTATAAAATATTTAAAATAGTAAACATCGTATTGTTAGCGCTAATGTCTTTTAGAGCTATTGTAACTTTTAGTCGAGGTGGCGTTTTTGTGGCTATAATAATGATTGTTTTTTTTATTTTAATGTATTTTAAAAAATCTAATAGTAAAAACAGAAAGCGCATTACTTTTTTAACAGGTTTGTTTGTTGTGCTAGGCTTATCGATATGGGCTATTTCATCTATAGAAACCGATGGGTTTATAGATAAGCGTTATAATAATGAAGATGCTTTGGGCCGAGAAAAAGAGGATATTTCTACAGGACGAACAGCACTATTATCATTAGAGCTTAATGCCTTTTTAGAAAACCCAATCTTTGGAATAGGCGTAGGGAAATCTAAAGAATATCGGTTAGAGAAAACAGGTGTTTTAGCGGCTTCACATAATGAAATGAGTCGCATATTATCTGAACACGGAATATTTGGCTTGATCGCCTTTAGTATTTTATTTATAACACCACTGGTTCAAAGAATAAGAAACAAATCTAACCTCTTTTTCTATTCTTTTTTCCTATTTTGGTTTTTAACAATTAATCATTCGTCCATGAGAATTGCAGCACCAGCATTTATTTATAGCTTATGTTTGCTCTCTATTAGATATGAAAAACCTTTTATACATAGGCAACAAATTGTCGCAAAACGGTAA
- a CDS encoding glycosyltransferase, giving the protein MKVLQLIDSLEAGGAERMAISIANSLVGVVTQSYLCTTRAEGLLKDHISNAVSYLYLEKQSTFDIVAIKRLDTFVKTEEITIIHAHSSSYFLATLIKILNKKVRIVWHDHYGNRAASAYFKIEVLKYCSKYFSHIICVNKNLVGWSQKKLKCKQVSYLPNFVKEAKQLNKTKLFGVNGKRIVCLANLRPDKDILNAIDAFTIVLQSNPDWTLHLVGKTFNDDYSQLIRDRILTLNLSEQVFLYGSVPDSLHVLQQSSIGILSSKSEGLPVALLEYGLAGLPVVVTDVGDCASVILDGALGMLVPSKNKKSLANAILFYINNPKMSTSIASKFNKHILENFSATNTVDELLLIYNLSLK; this is encoded by the coding sequence TTGAAAGTATTACAATTAATAGATTCTTTGGAAGCAGGAGGCGCCGAACGTATGGCGATCTCTATAGCAAACAGCTTGGTAGGTGTTGTAACGCAGTCCTATTTATGTACTACGCGAGCAGAGGGTTTATTAAAAGACCATATAAGTAATGCTGTTTCTTATTTGTATTTAGAAAAGCAATCGACATTTGATATTGTAGCTATAAAACGACTTGATACTTTTGTAAAAACAGAAGAAATTACTATTATTCACGCGCACTCAAGCTCTTATTTTTTAGCAACACTAATTAAAATTTTAAATAAAAAGGTTCGCATTGTATGGCATGATCATTATGGTAATAGAGCAGCATCAGCTTATTTTAAAATTGAAGTATTAAAATATTGTTCAAAATATTTTTCTCATATTATTTGTGTAAACAAAAATTTGGTAGGTTGGTCTCAAAAAAAACTTAAATGTAAACAGGTGAGTTATTTGCCGAATTTTGTTAAAGAAGCTAAACAATTAAATAAGACAAAATTGTTTGGAGTTAATGGAAAGCGTATTGTTTGTTTAGCTAATTTAAGACCAGACAAAGATATATTAAATGCTATAGATGCCTTTACTATAGTTTTACAAAGTAATCCAGATTGGACATTGCATTTAGTAGGTAAAACTTTTAATGATGATTATTCACAATTGATAAGGGATCGTATTTTAACATTAAATTTAAGCGAGCAGGTGTTTTTGTATGGCAGTGTGCCAGACAGTTTACATGTACTACAGCAAAGTAGTATTGGTATATTATCTTCAAAATCTGAAGGTTTACCAGTAGCGCTTTTAGAATATGGTTTAGCAGGTTTACCAGTAGTTGTAACAGATGTAGGTGATTGTGCATCGGTTATTTTAGATGGTGCATTAGGTATGCTGGTACCCTCGAAAAACAAGAAATCATTAGCTAACGCTATACTGTTTTATATTAATAATCCTAAGATGAGTACAAGTATAGCCTCTAAATTTAATAAACATATATTAGAAAACTTTTCAGCAACAAATACTGTAGATGAGTTACTACTAATTTATAATTTAAGTTTAAAATAA
- a CDS encoding glycosyltransferase, giving the protein MHFLIISHALHKTTQNELYSYAPYVREMNLWLKYVDTVTVVAPVTKEALTAIDLSYKHNNLNLKRIPRLNFTNVSHGFKSVFKLPYILIVLFKACLQADHIHLRCPGNIGLLGCLVQVFFPNKIKTAKYAGNWDPKASQPLSYRIQKRILSNTFWTKNMTVLVYGAWKNQTKNIQSFFTATFKDSEKENVPERNYKNTLHFIFVGSLVKGKRPLLAIQILEDLYKQHYNVTLNLYGDGVLSTGLKRYVTKHNLEHIITFHGNQKKEVIERAIKSSHFSILPSQSEGWPKAIAEAMFFGCIPIVTKISCVPYMLDYGNRGILIEPDVHQAVSEIKTVLNNESHLKQMSNSALKWSQTFTLDAFETEISKLLKSS; this is encoded by the coding sequence ATGCATTTTTTAATTATATCTCATGCACTACACAAAACGACTCAAAATGAGTTGTATAGTTATGCACCTTATGTTCGTGAAATGAATTTATGGTTAAAATATGTAGATACCGTTACTGTGGTTGCACCAGTTACCAAAGAGGCATTAACAGCTATAGATCTATCGTATAAACATAATAATTTAAATTTAAAGCGTATACCACGTTTAAACTTTACCAATGTATCACACGGTTTTAAATCTGTATTTAAACTTCCTTATATTTTAATAGTTCTTTTTAAAGCTTGTTTACAAGCAGACCATATTCACTTACGATGTCCAGGTAATATTGGATTGTTAGGCTGTTTGGTTCAAGTTTTTTTTCCAAATAAAATAAAAACAGCCAAGTATGCTGGTAATTGGGATCCTAAAGCCAGTCAACCCTTAAGCTATCGCATTCAAAAGCGAATATTATCCAATACCTTTTGGACCAAAAACATGACTGTTTTGGTGTATGGCGCATGGAAAAATCAAACTAAAAATATACAATCGTTCTTTACGGCAACATTTAAAGATTCGGAAAAAGAAAACGTTCCAGAAAGAAATTATAAAAACACATTGCATTTTATTTTTGTAGGCAGTTTAGTAAAAGGAAAACGCCCATTATTAGCCATTCAGATTTTAGAAGATTTATATAAACAACATTATAATGTAACTTTAAATTTATATGGTGATGGTGTTTTAAGTACAGGTTTAAAAAGATATGTTACAAAACATAATCTAGAACATATTATAACGTTTCATGGCAATCAAAAAAAAGAAGTAATAGAAAGGGCAATAAAAAGCTCGCATTTTTCAATTTTGCCATCACAATCTGAAGGCTGGCCAAAAGCTATTGCAGAAGCTATGTTTTTTGGTTGTATTCCTATTGTAACAAAAATCTCATGCGTGCCATATATGTTAGATTATGGTAACAGAGGTATTTTAATTGAGCCCGATGTGCATCAAGCTGTTTCTGAAATAAAAACTGTTTTAAACAACGAATCTCATTTAAAACAAATGTCTAATAGCGCATTAAAATGGTCGCAAACTTTTACCTTAGATGCATTTGAAACAGAAATTTCTAAATTATTAAAATCGTCATAG
- a CDS encoding glycosyltransferase family 2 protein, with the protein MFFSLIICTYMRPKPLLQLLESVQQQTLYPSEIIIVDGSTDDATSLLLKTHLFENLKYYKVDETERGLTKQRNFGINKVRSTSEIICFLDDDIVLETHYFEALIATYKMKPEALAVGGYITNEVDWQKEAETGEASNFYYDGWQRVEPLRFKIRKRVGLLPDAAPGYMPTFSHGRSVSFLPPSGKIYAVEQIMGGVSSYKKAVFKTLSFSTYFQGYGLYEDADFSLRIAKLGKLYINTNAKLAHYHDASGRPNRFKYGKMVVRNGWYVWRVKYANPKIKARVKWHATALLLIKLRFLNIISTPNKKEAFTESLGRLAGWFSLFFNAPKHN; encoded by the coding sequence ATGTTTTTTTCTTTAATAATTTGTACATACATGCGGCCAAAACCACTTTTGCAATTGCTAGAGTCGGTACAACAACAAACTTTATATCCTAGCGAGATAATAATTGTTGATGGTTCTACAGACGATGCTACTTCTTTGTTATTGAAGACTCATTTATTTGAAAACTTGAAATATTATAAAGTTGATGAAACCGAAAGAGGCTTAACCAAACAGCGTAATTTTGGAATAAATAAGGTAAGATCAACATCAGAAATTATATGTTTTTTAGATGATGATATTGTGCTTGAAACCCACTACTTTGAAGCACTAATAGCTACTTATAAAATGAAACCAGAAGCTTTGGCGGTTGGTGGTTATATAACTAACGAAGTTGATTGGCAAAAAGAAGCAGAAACAGGTGAAGCTTCCAATTTTTATTACGATGGTTGGCAACGTGTTGAGCCTTTACGTTTTAAAATACGAAAACGAGTAGGTTTGTTGCCCGATGCAGCACCTGGTTATATGCCTACTTTTTCTCATGGACGCTCGGTAAGTTTTTTGCCACCATCAGGAAAAATATATGCAGTAGAACAAATTATGGGCGGTGTATCGTCCTATAAAAAAGCCGTTTTTAAAACATTATCTTTTTCAACTTATTTTCAAGGTTATGGTTTATATGAAGATGCAGATTTTAGTTTACGTATTGCCAAATTAGGTAAGCTATATATAAATACAAATGCTAAATTAGCGCATTATCATGATGCTTCTGGTCGGCCAAATAGATTTAAATATGGTAAAATGGTCGTTAGAAACGGTTGGTATGTTTGGCGCGTAAAATATGCGAATCCTAAAATAAAAGCACGTGTAAAATGGCACGCCACCGCACTTTTGTTAATTAAATTAAGGTTTTTGAATATAATAAGTACACCAAATAAAAAGGAAGCATTTACAGAAAGTTTAGGAAGGCTAGCTGGTTGGTTTTCATTATTTTTTAATGCACCAAAACACAACTAA
- a CDS encoding glycosyltransferase family 2 protein, protein MSINFKTFKATNGSVILYVGHPNLQLLDTLAKGEGDIWHSSLDQGYKNMFPDIVFQTATYFWYGNDFDDLDYCVSWRLNPNCFAVRKSVWETLGGFDTDYINTTTAALDFAFNGLRYQGAVPLHVKGLFPAIVENIAIPKKDIYTFYFKSFKRAQALYMLLRQGLWKLTEVKAYMYGKQFKFKAKTKVVSPRPLKSIQGQPTVSYIIPTMLRQDFTLNLLNDLEHQTYKPTEVVVVDATPEDKRDLTLYNSKNYSFKVTFKWQTSKGSCRARNEAIALCTGDYIIFGDDDIRIPPIFIENHIKLLQTYNAEACNGLDIRADNQQQTLKDLAIKLKAFDKKRWKVGAAQSFSNANSCVSKRVVDVLVGNDINYDGGYGEDSDFGMSIAKLGVTVLHNPFAANLHLKPPVGGYRFWGSQAKVKGKQRKPQPWELDSPVKDIVPKPSPTIMYQLHKHFTARQRKEYKIKYFVFYFTKAKIMEWPIKLVKLPKRLQQYKKSVFYAKKLMALGKRTK, encoded by the coding sequence ATGTCAATAAATTTTAAAACATTTAAAGCCACAAACGGAAGTGTTATTTTATATGTTGGTCATCCAAACTTACAGTTACTTGATACGTTAGCTAAAGGCGAAGGCGATATATGGCATAGCAGTTTAGATCAAGGTTATAAAAACATGTTTCCAGATATTGTATTCCAAACTGCCACATACTTTTGGTATGGTAATGATTTTGATGATTTAGATTATTGTGTTAGTTGGCGTTTAAACCCTAATTGTTTTGCTGTTAGAAAATCTGTTTGGGAAACCTTAGGCGGATTTGATACAGATTATATTAATACTACTACAGCAGCCTTAGATTTTGCTTTTAATGGATTACGTTATCAAGGCGCAGTACCATTGCATGTAAAGGGACTATTTCCTGCCATAGTAGAAAATATTGCTATTCCTAAAAAGGATATTTATACTTTTTATTTTAAAAGTTTTAAGCGAGCTCAAGCTTTATATATGTTGCTTAGGCAAGGATTATGGAAGTTGACAGAAGTTAAAGCTTATATGTATGGCAAACAATTTAAATTTAAAGCTAAAACAAAAGTGGTATCGCCAAGACCACTTAAAAGTATTCAAGGACAGCCAACGGTAAGTTATATTATACCCACGATGTTGCGTCAAGATTTTACCTTGAATTTATTAAATGATTTAGAGCATCAAACATATAAACCAACGGAGGTTGTTGTTGTTGACGCTACACCAGAAGATAAACGAGACCTTACCCTATACAACTCTAAAAATTATTCTTTTAAAGTTACTTTTAAATGGCAAACCTCTAAAGGTAGTTGTCGTGCCCGTAATGAAGCGATAGCTTTATGTACAGGCGATTATATAATATTTGGAGACGATGATATACGTATACCACCAATATTTATAGAAAATCATATAAAATTATTGCAGACTTATAATGCAGAAGCTTGTAACGGATTAGATATTAGGGCAGATAACCAACAGCAAACTTTAAAGGATTTAGCTATTAAATTAAAAGCTTTTGATAAAAAACGTTGGAAAGTAGGCGCAGCACAATCATTTAGTAATGCAAACTCCTGCGTTTCAAAACGTGTTGTTGATGTATTAGTAGGTAACGATATTAATTATGATGGTGGTTATGGAGAAGATAGCGATTTTGGTATGTCTATAGCCAAATTAGGTGTTACTGTTTTGCACAATCCATTTGCTGCAAATTTACATTTAAAACCACCGGTTGGAGGTTATCGTTTTTGGGGATCTCAAGCCAAGGTAAAAGGAAAGCAAAGAAAGCCGCAACCTTGGGAACTTGATAGTCCAGTTAAAGATATTGTACCCAAACCTAGTCCAACTATTATGTATCAATTGCATAAACATTTTACAGCAAGACAACGAAAAGAATATAAAATTAAGTATTTTGTTTTTTATTTTACAAAAGCTAAAATAATGGAGTGGCCAATAAAACTAGTTAAATTGCCAAAACGTTTGCAACAGTATAAAAAATCGGTTTTTTATGCAAAAAAACTAATGGCTTTAGGTAAACGTACTAAATGA
- a CDS encoding glycosyltransferase family 4 protein: MKIAFLTPEYPHERIGHSGGIGTSIKHLATALHALGHAVTLLVYGQDEDACFTAEGLTYYKIKNPKLKGLSWYLTRKKIQKLINNLHDKGKVDLVEAPDWTGIASFINVKCPIVIRENGSDTYFCHLDQRPVKAINRFHEKQALKQVDGIIAVSAFTGRLTNQLFKLNRPFTVIPNAITLDDFKPKRIHLAQDTKTILYFGTLIRKKGLLELPKIFNIVHEQYPDVTLLLVGKDSGDIKTQSPSTWELMKPLFSKSALNKVDYIGVIPYTKMRAQIEQASLCVFPTFAEALPVSWLEAMALKKPIVASNIGWAKEIIDDGVNGFLEHPTAHSAYANKIIKLLEDQTLSEAFSQAARMVVEKRFSSKVVAAQSVTFYNQFIK, encoded by the coding sequence ATGAAAATAGCATTTTTAACGCCAGAATATCCACACGAGCGTATTGGACATTCTGGAGGTATTGGCACCAGTATAAAGCACCTTGCAACTGCATTACATGCGTTGGGACATGCTGTGACCTTGTTGGTTTATGGTCAAGATGAAGATGCTTGCTTTACAGCAGAAGGTCTTACGTATTATAAAATTAAAAATCCCAAATTAAAAGGCTTGTCGTGGTATTTGACACGAAAAAAAATACAAAAGCTAATTAATAATTTACATGATAAAGGAAAAGTAGATCTAGTTGAGGCACCAGATTGGACAGGAATAGCTTCGTTTATTAACGTTAAATGCCCAATAGTTATTAGAGAAAATGGCAGTGATACTTATTTTTGCCATTTAGACCAAAGACCTGTAAAGGCTATTAATCGTTTTCATGAGAAGCAAGCCTTAAAACAAGTTGATGGTATTATTGCAGTAAGTGCATTTACCGGTAGATTAACAAATCAATTGTTTAAATTAAATCGCCCGTTTACTGTAATTCCAAATGCTATAACATTAGACGATTTTAAACCCAAAAGAATACATTTAGCACAGGATACTAAAACTATATTGTATTTTGGAACATTAATTAGAAAAAAAGGACTTTTAGAACTGCCAAAAATATTTAATATTGTCCATGAGCAGTATCCAGATGTCACTTTGCTTTTAGTAGGTAAAGATAGTGGAGATATTAAAACACAATCGCCTTCAACTTGGGAATTAATGAAACCCTTATTTTCAAAATCAGCATTAAATAAAGTAGATTACATAGGAGTGATTCCTTATACTAAAATGAGGGCGCAAATAGAGCAAGCCAGCTTATGTGTGTTTCCTACTTTTGCAGAAGCTTTACCTGTATCTTGGTTAGAAGCCATGGCTTTAAAAAAGCCCATTGTAGCCTCAAATATAGGATGGGCCAAAGAGATTATTGATGATGGTGTAAATGGTTTTTTAGAACATCCAACTGCGCATAGCGCTTATGCAAATAAAATTATAAAATTATTAGAAGACCAAACACTAAGTGAAGCGTTCTCTCAAGCTGCAAGAATGGTTGTTGAAAAACGTTTTAGTTCTAAAGTTGTAGCAGCGCAAAGTGTGACATTCTACAATCAATTTATTAAGTAA